The Elgaria multicarinata webbii isolate HBS135686 ecotype San Diego chromosome 11, rElgMul1.1.pri, whole genome shotgun sequence genome segment gaattgaagaaatagggtatctgccactggaaaaaaaacaaaaaacatcaaaactaaattaatttgttttcttcttattcCAGGATCCATTTTACAAAAAGTGTGATGTATATAatataggtaaataaataaaaccagaaagCCAGAATGAGATCATGGGCTCCATCAGAGCTTCTTTATTTTCCTGGTTTgcatctgcaatttccacctctgtttcattagcatgtcaaggTAATGGTCACTTTCACGTAGGTTGGTGGTATCGGTGAAAATGCCTTTGGCTtatttgctctcccactccactccacttcaCACTACTCCACTCCACTTCgcaccaccccaccccttctacttccatctccagttcattggttcttgtccttGATGGACAATGGGATGGACATgggcatctccccaccccactctggctttgttgtctagtgttttACCAATGTTTAACATTTCGGCTGGTTGctcatttctgtgggcaatgagggtgggtttGGAACAGCCAAAGTTGATTCAATGTGCCAGCAAAATGCTGTTTGTTTCacatggcatgctggaggaggagcacCGCACTGTCCTCTtccatcagcaagacctcccttcaaaacacccccccccaacaaaggacatagggtgagaatggcaatacatgggggtggaagggtgctttaatcctacatggaggaaataaaccagactttccctgctctaggaaaagacagaaaatgaaGAGGAATAGGTTGGGtgagtgcaggacaggcatgacatcatGTGAATTCAACACTGCAAAATGGCAAActaggcatgatgagagtgccaaaaaataaataaatgctagtgtgatggagccctctaaAATTAGCTATTTTTCTGTTTCAGTGATCCTGTTTACCCTTGGGTggaagccccatttaactcagtggaacttacttctgcataaacattCATAGAATTGTGGTGTAAATCGAGGAAACAAAATTACATAATTTTGACTGAAAGTGAATATATACTGACGTAGGAGTGCGTCCTACTGAACTTGATGGGGGTTAAGTCTGCATAAAGATGAAAAAGATTAGGCTATTAATCATTTCAGCATTTCCTACACTAAATTCTATGCGTTCAAATACAGAAGTTAGTTGAACAAGCttgaaatataatataaatttaATCAAGTAAAATTGTCCTGAACATCATTGActtaaatacaatgcaagaacaaatttttcaaaaaaaattaagataagCTCGACAAAGCATTCCCGCCTGATCAATTTACAATGTATTGATGTATCATCTGTTAGTGTTTCTTACTAACAAAGTTGCCTGAAAGAAAAGCTTTTCTCAGTAGTATATCTATTGACATACATTTTCTCAATCAAAAGGTTTTAaaaggaatgtacagatttttatTGGATAacatcctccccttcccccccccccccggttaattTGATGCACAAAATTAGTTCATCATTTGAAAGTATTCCATTCTCATACTATGCTGGTTATTTTTTTGTCCACCAGCCTAAGCTCCAATCAACCAAAATTCTTCCAATTAATTCTACTAATTAATAAGTCAATTAATCTTACTAAATTAAATTATGTAGTGGTTTTGATATCCTAATGATTAacagttttaactgcttttacttttattgtttattgttaaaATATTTGTAGTTTTAACTTGTGGTGCATTACCTTGatgttggtgttgttgttgttagcaaatatggcagtatataaatgttaatacatAATTCAAAATAATTATTGAAATTATTACAGGATTTTCCATGTAATAGCATTTAATAAGTTTTACTTATTACTGCACCATCCTTGCATTACAATTAATCAAAGACTAAAAAAATGTGAGAGAGACACATTCCTAACATATATAAATGGTGGCTATTTGCAGAAGTGGAGGGTgcaaaataatgagatgagacaaaaTCATGGATTTAAAAATAGGGCTACATTTATTGAATGATCTGCAGAAGGGGGAAGGCCTAAGAGGGCATCCTATTTGCTGCTTGTGTGATGGCTATTGATGTATTGACCGAGGATTCACAGACTGTGTCATCATGCTTCTATTTCACCATTGCACACGCTTTCCCCTTTAGGGGTAGGAAGGCTTTTTGTTGTCAGACAGAACCCTTGTGTTGTGTTGCTACACATGGGTGAGGAAGGTCCACCCCAAAGGCCAGCTGTGGCCACAAAGCTCAgagctgggagcctcaggcattaccaatcgTCTGAACAGTGCctcagaatgctcaccaaccctaatcCTGCTCCAGATCCCCACACATACCTGCCACAGGGAGTGACAAGACACTTTCTTAgtcgcctccccaccccaccttttcaGAATCTCATCTGGTAGATCCAGCTACAGATCAAATAGGAACAAATTATTGTCAAGGTCTGATAAGTGAACCCAGTCGTGCCTGTATAGCTCCCTCCATGATAAAACTATTGTGGGGTGTTGAATACTGCAAACCCcatgttgttttaactttttataaatcattatgTTAACTTTTTTCCAGGCCCGCTCCAGGCCCTAATGATGGTTGCCTCCTGACAATTAAGTCTGGGCAACAGATAGGACTAGATTATCAAAATACCCAGCCAATGCTGctgaattaattgcaaattggagatCATTTGGAGGATTAGGGCCTGTCTTGGGGCTACTACCCTGGAAGCAAAATTGAAGCGACCTACCACTTCCTGAAGCTGCAGCAATGTGATATTCCTGGCCTTAGAAACTGACAGTATTTTACAGCATCAAATTTATCATGTGGCAACCAGCAGCATTGCTGTAAGGAGTCTAATTCGATGCCTAAAAACTTAATAGTGTTAATGGACCCTTCAGTTTACTTGTGTGCCAGAGGAACACCCAACTCATCCATTAAGGACTGAAATTCATCCATCAGTAAAGCACACTGATGGGAATTTGCTGGGCTGGAGAAAAGGAAGTAATCCAAGTAATGAATTGAATCCTTTAAACCTGTTCTCTCTTGTAATGCCCAATCCAAAAATGTATTAAGTTTTTGCGAACATGCACACCAGATGGAGCAACCGATTGGGAGGGCCCTGTCTACATATTTTCCTTGAAAACAGAATCCTAATAGATGAAAATACATGAGGTTAATGGGCAAGATGTGAAAGGCTGATTTGATCTAACATTTGACCATCAGCATCCTTTGCCATTCCTACAAACCATCACCACTGCAGTATTGAATGATGAGTTACACACCAAACTAAATTGTTCTGGTATATATTCATTAATGGATCCCCCTCTTGGGAAAGACAGGTTATGAATCAACCATGTCCAAAAAATCTGTCCCTAGGTGTTATGTCAGGGTTAGCATTTAATACTGGGGCAGCAGTGGCTGTCTGTGGATCAGGTGTTGGACCCCCACTCATCACAAAGGCTGGCCATCCCATTCCTTTGAACCATgggtactgaaaagggaatgttGTTGTGTGGACAGTTTTCTCAACTTGGGGCTGCATTATAtcttgtagggatgtgctccgctccgattaggagcgtagaagcagtagcggattggcctgctccgccttacccagaggcggagtaggagcggaccgcggaccccctagaagcaaggcgaagagaagcgaccatttttcggagctccgagttcaggcggagcgctccggtcgccatcttgaaaacatttcgccataggattgcattgcggcaaataatcgcgcataactacgttgtttttgaagctatcattctggaaattcttgtgcacagagagtcgtggatgggggtcattttgagaccactctcaactttctgcgttgtctgggtcgcgggctatatttttgtgaaaatcgggtcaaccgcgcggctcaaactgcgttttcggcttttcgcccataggattgcattgagggaaagaatcggggataactggggggggtttaagctatcgttctggaaattcttgtgcacagagagtcgtggatgggggtcattttgagaccactctcaactttctgcgttgtctgggtcgcgggctatatttttgtgaaaatcgggtcaaccgcgcggctcaaactgcgttttcggcttttcgcccataggattgcattgagggaaagaatcggggataactggggggggtttaagctatcgttctggaaattcttgtgcacagagagtcgtggatgggggtcattttgagaccactctcaactttctgcatcgtacgggtcgcgggctagacgtttttaaaaaatcggcgggaaaaatacctttttcaaagggctgaggggcagagtcagctcccggtcatgatgatcccaaagttggaggagggcataggcaaaacaggtaacttgggattctgggaaacttctctttcttcatctgaacgggcttttccccgtgttttttaacacagtagccccaccaaatgcacaaacacaacctgaaatcatatactaagccaagaataagagatagaaaacacagcactgctccccaccctaaccttggggaacaactgaatcgatgtggtgcaaggggatgagctcccctagggcatctcatcttggacgtgcccccactctctcctgcactggaaggccattagagccttccaaagagagtaaaacggtggagcaatgcctatcatgagttgaagtgaatggtcacttttcagtggtggagcaatgcctgttctgagtcgaagtgagcgttttacttcttctcagagctgtggctgtcagtgtcttgaactggcagctacttccccctcccccgggcacgtccccctattgctggtaaaagacagatatagccttttaaaaaaagttcttcttgttgtttattgagcaacactgctgcttttaattccacccctcctttgtttattgattgatttattccattttatatgcattactggcttatccttggctcacttccttatgcccccagaaatgccagctgcatgcctgcctgccttccctccctcctcccctgcccacctcgcagggatgttgtgtgtggggtgcccgattttcaaaaattcgccaaaaatggaagagatattttttattttaaacggGGGAATGGAAATTATATAGCCTCTGCCCTCTTTTGGCTATGGCTGGCTCTTCCCAGCAAGGCATAGGATAGGCAGAGGTCTCCAAACTTGGAGCCTCCTGTCTATCATGACTGCAATATTTAGGACTGTTTCCTAAGACTTGGTTTATCCTTACTATTTCCTATTATCAGCTTACACTTTGCAAAACAGTGCAGTTCTGTCAACCTGATTCCTGAAACTGATACAGGCCAACTGTTCTTATTACCTGAAATTTGCCATGGAATCCAGGGCAAAAAGGATGGTATCTATGCTTAGGAAAGATATACCAGctcttaaaaatgcaaatgttgctGTTCCACTGAACTGTGGATCACATCAACAGTATATTCACAAGACAGAGATGAGAAAATAGTATAATAACTACTGTATTTATTTGAAAcaaccagattttttaaaaaacgaataaTCTGAAAGTTAGGAGTAAATGCAGTGAAGATTAATTTAACATAGCTCTAAATTGTTATACTCATCTGTGTTATCCATCAGCTTTTTTTACCCATCCTTCTCTTCAATGCTCCCAACACTTCTTGGTTTCTCAGAGTATAAATTAAAGGATTAAACATGGGTGTCAGCactccataaaatacaaaaattattTTGTCAATGTCACGGGTGTTCTTGTTTTGGGGAAGGATGTACCCGAATATAGCAGTGCCATAGAACATAGTCACCACAACCAGGTGAGACCCACATGTGGAAAATGCCTTCAGTCTGCTTCCTTCTGAGTGCATCCTCAGGATTGCTGCAAGAATGCGCATATAGGAAAAAAGGATAAAGCCAAGAGGGAGAACCAGTGTAAACATGCTGGTGAGAAACATGCTTATTTGGCTTGAAGAGGTATCATTGCAAATTAGTTTGATGACAGCTTTTAATTCACACGATATATAATCTACCTCATTGTTTCCACAGAATCTAGCTGGTTTAGCAAGACCGGGCACTACTGTAAACATAAAGGCTATTGTCCATGTAGCAATGACTAACAGGATGCAAACTGTCCTGTTCATGATGAGAGTGTAGCGGAGTGGGTTGGATATGGCCACGTAACGGTCATAAGCCATGACAGCCAGAAGGAAACATTCTGTTGATCCCAAGAAGAGACCACTATAAAGTTGGGTGAAGCACAACGGAAGAGATACAACAGGTCTGTCCACCATGCAATTAGCTATAGATTGCGGGATCCCAGATGAAGTGAAGAAGAGGTCAAGGATGGACAAATTACACAGGAAAAAATACATAGGGTTGTGGAGCCGTGGATCAGATATGATCACAAAGACAATGAGGCCATTTCCAACAAGGGTTATTGAATAGGCAATTATCATGATGGCCATTAAACTCATCCTTGCCTTGGGTCTGCCTGACCAGCCTATGAAGATAAATTCAGTCACTTCTGTCACATTTTCTCCTAATTCTTGCATTAGGGATGATCTGAACTGGTAGAAAAAATATAGATAAATCAATattaatcattttaaaaatccttaagaGTACAATAGAATGAATTCAATTAAAGCTCCTTTTTATGTGCATATCACACAAAGAGCAGAAGAAATGGTAAAATTCTTCTTGGGCTGCACACTTTGGACCATATGATTGAACACTCTTGTTTAGAAAACTCCCTGCTCACCAAAAGCTGGATGTTAGAGAATGTTTtctaacattttcaaaatgcccCTGATTCAGTTTCCACTCAATCTCCTCAATTTGTCACATGGTTATCATGGTTGAGGGGAATGTGTATACCTCTTACAAATATGCATGTCTACACcctccatttatcccagggttgtctatacataggggatcctggggtcaagcagggacaacaaGAGAATTTCCCCAGAAAAACTGGGACTGCTGGTTTCCCAGTATTTTGTGGTTCTGGGACACCCCTGAGGAGTGTGGGTAGTGTCATGCCCTCTTCCAgggtcatcccttcctccctgcaagtagcagggctcctcaggcaggcatggagctctgcaaTGGGGTGGAGGTAGCTTTTTTTGCAATGCCAGAGATTGCTCTCATTGGCtttcagaggtttttttttaaaaaacaatattattattattattattatttatttatatagcaccatcaatgtacatggtgctgtacagataacacagtaaatagcaagaccctgccgcataggcttacaatctaataaacacacacacacacacacacacacagcaacgaCACCTTACTATTGGTTAAGGATCACAcccacagtattattattattattattattattattattattattattattattttatatagcaccatcaatgtacatggtgctgtacaacgtaaaacagtaaatagcaagaccctgccgcataggcttacattctactaaaatcatagtaaagcaataaggaggggaagggaatgcaaacaggcactgggtagggtaaacaggcacagggtagggtaaaactaacagtataacgtCCGAGTAGTgcacaattgcgcaaatgtccaagtcttaaaaaaaaaagggtgccAGATCACTTGCTTCCATTTAGACCCTGGTGGATGATCACAGAAGTGGAAAAGTatatgatcatccctccccagcACCAGAATGCATGCAGATgtagaccctgctgaatggattACAATTTGGTATCAAATTGGGCTAAGACAGCTTACCTGAGCAGAGCTCCATTTCTGGAAGGTGATTCCACTCAACCTTCATGGCTGCCTCCTTCCCCTTCAATGTCTTCACAACACAGCATGCCCCCATTCAGCCTGGAGCCCTGACTCTCTACACAGCATCTTTGGGGTGCAGGGTTGGAGCTTCTGCTGTGTTTGTGGGTGGAGGAGCAGTGAAGCTCAGTTCCTTCAGCCCACTTGTACCTacctcaatctggatccaaccctctagaTTTTATAAGAGCATCTTCTTTTGAAAACATGCAAGGGGGCTGTTAGAAAGAACCCCATCATTTCAAAATGCCTTTTAGGCCATAAGCAAAGTGGTGGGggaataaatattatttttggtCACTGGAAAGGAAGTATCTCTtaccaattatttttatctaCATTTTCAGTTTGTTCTGAGTGATAGTTAGAAagtgaaacaaataaaaatactaacagtacaatcctatgtatttgTACTCAGTAGCGCTGTGCACATACACCCTGATTCGCTTCAGATATATTCAGACCTTTCATATCAAGTCTGATTTGCTTCAGATCATTTCGGACCCAGTCCACCTCGCCTTCAATCCAAATCTGAATCAAGATTCGGGTGTCCGAATCATTCTcctagacttgcattggaaaatcaaaatgcttataactttttaatttttcaacATAGAAATATGAAAATTGATGACTTTGCAGATACCCTGgaggtgctcatgtgtgccaaGGTTCTGACACTTAACAGAagtggttttcctgtaatccactgcaaaaaatgatttttttttcaggcAAACCAGTCAAAGGAAAGTACTCTAACTTTCTGATTTTTCATGACACAATCATGTATTTTGGTGACCTTGCAGATGACCTGCAATTGCTTATGTGTAttaaatttcagacacatctgtgcagtggaatttctgtaatctactgttaaaatgtgatttttcaaggaaacaaagcagccacacAAAGCGAAGAGCAATTTGAGAAGGTGTGTAATCAAGTTCACGCTATCCCTTCCCTAatatctgtgtgttttttaagtgcaaatctcccctacttgagtTTCTTTTGTATATTCTGAAGCTAACACATCACTGAGTCCCTTCCCATTCAGacaagaaacagggaaagtatcctgcctgcaatacacacattacctggctgggagcaatatgcctcagaaattgagtcaagccagccctgcaaggcgagaccaggcaggtaatattggagaagtgtgtaggtgctcaggcaggcagacagcaggAAGCTGTGCAGGCATG includes the following:
- the LOC134405338 gene encoding olfactory receptor 13H1-like, coding for MSLMAIMIIAYSITLVGNGLIVFVIISDPRLHNPMYFFLCNLSILDLFFTSSGIPQSIANCMVDRPVVSLPLCFTQLYSGLFLGSTECFLLAVMAYDRYVAISNPLRYTLIMNRTVCILLVIATWTIAFMFTVVPGLAKPARFCGNNEVDYISCELKAVIKLICNDTSSSQISMFLTSMFTLVLPLGFILFSYMRILAAILRMHSEGSRLKAFSTCGSHLVVVTMFYGTAIFGYILPQNKNTRDIDKIIFVFYGVLTPMFNPLIYTLRNQEVLGALKRRMGKKS